Proteins from a single region of Clupea harengus chromosome 5, Ch_v2.0.2, whole genome shotgun sequence:
- the LOC105900179 gene encoding guanylin-like: protein MRGLPVFALLMLGLLGSSFAVTVSDGGYSFSLESVKVLMRLMEMDEIAMEARMGGRPIPPHHPPRRLLCSNPTLPQELKPVCLEPHSDEIFARFVSVLMSTDPCEICANPACTGCTY from the exons ATGAGAGGGCTCCCTGTTTTCGCTCTGCTGATGCTCGGCCTTCTGGGAAGCTCATTTGCTGTGACGGTCTCG GATGGAGGCTACAGTTTCTCCCTGGAGTCGGTGAAGGTGCTGATGAGACTGATGGAGATGGATGAGATTGCGATGGAAGCCCGCATGGGCGGCCgccccatccccccccaccaccctcccAGACGGCTGCTCTGTAGCAACCCCACCCTTCCCCAGGAGCTGAAGCCTGTGTGCCTGGAGCCCCATTCAGACGAGATATTCGCCCGGTTTG TCTCTGTCCTTATGTCCACCGACCCTTGTGAGATCTGTGCCAATCCAGCATGCACCGGCTGCACGTATTAA